The proteins below are encoded in one region of Streptomyces sp. NBC_00490:
- the lepB gene encoding signal peptidase I, which produces MGDVAVGARSGHDGEEHRGRPVDAPDPATDDAVTSGSDSAADERPQPGDDGPGDSAPKQKTQRSFWKELPILIGIALVLALLIKTFLVQAFSIPSDSMQNTLQQGDRVLVDKLTPWFGSEPERGEVVVFHDPAQWLAGEPTADPNAIQTFLSWIGLMPSAEEKDLIKRVIGVGGDTVECKGTGPVKVNGKALSESAYVYPGNTPCTVDDIGGQFKVKVPEGYIWVMGDHRQNSRDSRYNQDDKYHGMVPVDEVVGRAIVKAWPLNRWGTLPVPDTFDQDLSARSAASTALSAAPQGLALAGVVPVVLWRRRRIAPAETR; this is translated from the coding sequence GTGGGGGATGTGGCGGTTGGCGCACGGTCCGGGCACGACGGCGAGGAGCACCGCGGACGCCCCGTGGACGCGCCCGACCCGGCCACGGACGACGCCGTGACCTCAGGGAGTGACTCCGCGGCGGACGAGCGGCCACAGCCCGGGGACGACGGGCCGGGCGACTCGGCCCCCAAGCAGAAGACCCAGCGCTCCTTCTGGAAGGAACTGCCGATCCTGATCGGCATCGCGCTCGTCCTGGCGCTGCTGATCAAGACGTTTCTGGTGCAGGCGTTCTCGATCCCCTCCGACTCGATGCAGAACACCCTCCAGCAGGGTGACCGCGTCCTGGTCGACAAGCTCACCCCGTGGTTCGGTTCCGAGCCCGAGCGCGGCGAGGTCGTCGTCTTCCACGACCCCGCGCAGTGGCTGGCGGGTGAGCCGACCGCCGACCCGAACGCCATCCAGACGTTCCTCAGCTGGATCGGCCTGATGCCGTCCGCCGAGGAGAAGGACCTCATCAAGCGTGTCATCGGCGTCGGCGGCGACACCGTCGAGTGCAAGGGCACCGGCCCGGTGAAGGTCAACGGCAAGGCACTGAGCGAGTCGGCGTACGTCTACCCGGGCAACACCCCGTGCACGGTCGACGACATCGGCGGCCAGTTCAAGGTCAAGGTGCCCGAGGGCTACATCTGGGTCATGGGCGACCACCGCCAGAACTCACGCGACTCGCGGTACAACCAGGACGACAAGTACCACGGCATGGTCCCGGTCGACGAGGTCGTCGGACGCGCCATCGTGAAGGCCTGGCCGCTCAACCGCTGGGGCACCCTGCCGGTCCCGGACACCTTCGACCAGGATCTGAGCGCGCGGTCCGCCGCCTCCACCGCCCTGTCGGCGGCCCCGCAGGGCCTCGCGCTCGCGGGTGTGGTGCCGGTGGTGCTGTGGCGTCGGCGCAGGATCGCGCCGGCCGAGACCCGCTGA
- the lepB gene encoding signal peptidase I yields the protein MGGESTTRTAPRSGGTNTGPVGSRTGQRLSGLAVALGLVLFLGGFAWGAVVYRPYTVPTSSMAPTIDAGNRVLAQRVDGGDIRRGDVVVFTDKTWVSNAPVVKRVVAVGGDTVACCTDGKLTVNGKQIDEPYLPAGSAAEWKTIPSVTVPEGRLFLLGDERQGSLDSSAHLTDAASGTVARSAVTARVDAVVWPMNGMLKEPTGFEKLGALSPPGPLRTITILIVAGAVLVLGGGAYGPVANLLGRGRSRTRTEPVGAR from the coding sequence ATGGGTGGCGAGAGCACGACACGCACGGCCCCGCGCAGCGGAGGCACGAACACGGGCCCGGTGGGCAGCCGGACCGGACAGCGACTGTCCGGACTGGCCGTCGCGCTGGGCCTTGTGCTGTTCCTCGGCGGGTTCGCCTGGGGAGCGGTGGTCTACCGGCCGTACACCGTCCCCACCAGCTCGATGGCGCCCACCATCGACGCCGGCAACCGGGTGCTGGCCCAGCGGGTCGACGGCGGTGACATACGCCGGGGCGATGTCGTCGTCTTCACCGACAAGACCTGGGTGTCCAACGCCCCCGTGGTCAAGCGCGTGGTCGCGGTCGGCGGCGACACGGTCGCCTGCTGCACGGACGGCAAGCTGACCGTCAACGGCAAGCAGATCGACGAGCCGTATCTGCCCGCGGGCAGCGCGGCCGAGTGGAAGACCATCCCGTCCGTGACGGTCCCCGAGGGACGTCTGTTCCTGCTGGGTGACGAGCGGCAGGGCTCCCTGGACTCCAGCGCCCATCTGACGGACGCCGCCAGCGGCACGGTCGCGCGGTCCGCCGTGACGGCCCGGGTGGACGCCGTCGTCTGGCCGATGAACGGCATGCTGAAGGAACCGACCGGCTTCGAGAAGCTCGGTGCGCTCTCCCCGCCGGGCCCGCTGCGGACCATCACGATCCTGATCGTGGCCGGTGCGGTGCTCGTCCTCGGCGGCGGCGCCTACGGCCCGGTCGCCAATCTGCTGGGCCGCGGCCGTTCCCGGACCCGGACGGAGCCCGTGGGTGCCCGCTGA
- a CDS encoding NUDIX hydrolase: MPAEASADTYQGGLRKVARVVLLDPDDRILLLHGHEPDDPANDWWFTPGGGIEGEETREQAALRELEEETGITEVELGPVLWRRMCSFPFAGRRWDQDEWYYLARTARTSDVVPGAVALTELERRSVAGARWWTCQELTQAHETVYPTRLAGLLRRLLDEGPPATPVTLDPEIV; encoded by the coding sequence GTGCCCGCTGAGGCTTCGGCGGACACCTACCAGGGCGGATTGCGCAAGGTCGCCAGAGTGGTGCTGCTCGACCCGGACGACCGCATCCTCCTGCTGCACGGCCATGAGCCGGACGATCCGGCGAACGACTGGTGGTTCACCCCGGGCGGCGGGATCGAGGGCGAGGAGACTCGTGAACAGGCCGCTCTGCGGGAACTCGAGGAGGAGACCGGCATCACCGAGGTGGAACTCGGTCCGGTGCTGTGGCGACGGATGTGCTCCTTCCCGTTCGCGGGCCGTCGGTGGGACCAGGACGAGTGGTATTACTTGGCCCGGACCGCCAGGACGTCGGATGTGGTGCCCGGGGCCGTGGCGCTGACCGAGCTGGAACGACGCAGCGTCGCCGGAGCGCGCTGGTGGACGTGTCAGGAACTGACCCAGGCACATGAGACGGTGTATCCGACCAGACTCGCCGGGCTGCTCCGCAGGCTGCTCGACGAAGGTCCCCCGGCCACGCCCGTGACCCTCGACCCCGAAATCGTCTAG
- a CDS encoding DUF2469 domain-containing protein — translation MSAEDLEKYETEMELKLYREYRDVVGLFKYVIETERRFYLTNDYEMQVHSVQGEVFFEVSMADAWVWDMYRPARFVKQVRVLTFKDVNIEELNKSDLELPGS, via the coding sequence ATGAGCGCCGAGGACCTCGAGAAGTACGAGACCGAGATGGAGCTGAAGCTCTATCGGGAGTACCGCGATGTCGTCGGTCTGTTCAAGTACGTGATCGAGACCGAGCGGCGCTTCTATCTGACCAATGACTACGAGATGCAGGTGCACTCGGTCCAGGGTGAGGTGTTCTTCGAGGTGTCGATGGCGGATGCATGGGTGTGGGACATGTATCGGCCGGCTCGGTTCGTGAAACAGGTGCGAGTGCTCACGTTCAAGGACGTGAACATCGAGGAGCTCAACAAGAGCGATCTGGAGCTCCCGGGCAGCTGA
- a CDS encoding YraN family protein codes for MNTHQARSALGKYGETLAARQLAAAGMTVLERNWRCGRTGEIDIVARDGDVLVVCEVKTRRTGAFEHPMAAVTPEKAERLRGLAACWIHAHGGAPPGGVRIDLVGVVLPNRGAPVVEHARGVA; via the coding sequence ATGAACACACATCAGGCACGCAGTGCACTGGGAAAGTACGGCGAGACGCTGGCCGCGCGGCAGCTGGCGGCAGCGGGGATGACGGTCCTGGAGCGCAACTGGCGCTGTGGCAGGACCGGTGAGATCGACATCGTGGCGCGGGACGGGGACGTCCTGGTCGTCTGCGAGGTCAAGACACGCCGGACGGGTGCCTTCGAGCATCCGATGGCAGCCGTCACCCCTGAGAAGGCGGAGCGGCTGCGAGGTCTCGCCGCCTGCTGGATCCACGCCCACGGAGGAGCACCGCCGGGCGGGGTCCGCATCGACCTCGTGGGCGTCGTCCTCCCGAACCGCGGCGCACCCGTCGTCGAGCACGCGCGAGGGGTGGCCTGA